In Phycisphaerales bacterium, the sequence CGTCGAGGCGTGCGTCACCGAGATCAACAAACTCGTCGCCGCCGGGGCCGACGTGGTTCGTGTCGCGGTCCCTGAGAAGAAGGACACGCAAGCGCTCAAGGAGATCATCCAGCGCGTGCGTGTGCCGATCGTCGCTGATGTCCACTTCCACTTCCAGCGCGCCCTCGAGGCCGTCGAGGCCGGCGTCCACAAGGTCCGCCTGAACCCGGGGAACATCAGCGACCGCGCCCAGGTGATCGACGTCATCCAGGCCTGCCGCGCCCGCAACCTCCCCATTCGCGTCGGCGTCAATGAAGGCTCCATCATCGAGCGCAAGGACAAGCAGAAACGCCAGAAGGAACTCGGCGCGATCTTCTCCAACCAGAAGAACGGGCACCTCCTCGCGATCATGATCGCCAAACTCGAGGAATACCTCGACATCTTCTATGAGCAGGACTTCCACGACCTGTGCATCAGCGCCAAGAGCATGGACGCCGCGTTCGTCGTCGATGCATATCGCGAGATCTCCTCGCGCTTCGATCATCCGCTCCACCTGGGCGTGACGCATGCCGGCCCGCGCGAGACGGGCATGATCCGATCCGTCGCCGCCCTCGGTGCCCTCCTCGCCCAGGGCGTCGGCGACACCATCCGCATCAGTTACGCGAGCGACCCCGTCTTCGAGGTCGAGGACGGGCTGGAACTCCTCTATTCCCTCGGCCTGCGCGAGCGCAAGGGCGTTGATCTCATCGCCTGCCCCACGTGCGGGCGCATCCAGGTCGATCTCTTCACGCTCGTCCAGGATGTCCGCACTCGGCTCAAATCATCCATCACGATCCCGATGAAAGTCGCCGTCATGGGCTGCATCGTGAATGGTCCGGGCGAAGCCGAGGGCGCCGATGTCGCCGTCTTCGCGGGCGATCGGCGTGGCATCATCTACGTCCAGGGTGAGCGTGTCGCCAATGTCATGGAGCACGAGATCCTCGATCGGTTGCTGCTGGAATGCGAGTCGTTCCAGTCGCGCGTCCTCAAAGGCGAGGCAAAACTCGGCGAGAAGAAGGTCGAGATCCTCCCACCCGACCCCCTCGGGGAACTCGGGAGCGGCCTATTACGAATCGCGAGCGGCGAGGTCGACCGCGTACCCAACGCGCCCACGCCGCTCACCGTGAAAGGCCGCTGAACACGGCAGTTTCGAAAGGCCGACGCCTCCATGCCCAACAACGTGACATGGATACCACGGCCGGCCTCACTTCTCGTCCATCCTCACGCGTGCCGTCTCGCCACTTCCGCATGATCACTAACCCCGCTTTCGTACTGTCGCACGAGGACGCCTTGACCGAGGCCCGTTCCCTTGCCGCCGACCCGAGACCGCTCGCACGCCCTGTCGTCGTTCTCGGCGGCTATCGCGCCCCGGCATTCGTCTCGAATCGGCTCGCCGACCGACTCGCGCGGCTCACCAGCGGTCGAGACGAGGACTTCCTCCCCATCGCGTATCCGTGGCTTCCCAGCGTACCCCGATGCGTCGATCGAGCCGCAGAGTTCATTTCTGCTCATGCACCCTCGCGTGCCTCGGGCGAGATTGACATCGTCGGCATCTCGATGGGTGGGCTTGTGGCACGGGCCTTTGCCGCGCGTGCTGCCCGCGATCCTTCGCTCCCGCGCGTGAGGCGCGTCTTCACGCTCGCGACGCCCCATCGCGGCGCGTCGCTCGCCAACATCGTCCGACCCGACACCGCGGCAAAGCAGTTGCACAAGGACAGCGGATTTCTCCGTGAACTCGACGAGCGCCTCGAGCGTGAGCCGATCGACCTGACGTGCTACGCGATCCTCCACGACTGGTGGGTCGGCGCCACCAACGCCTCGCCGCGCGAGCCGCTCCCCGGCTGCGTCCCCATCTGGATCGACGGCGCGACGGCGATGGAGCGTGCGTTCGCCCACTTCAGCGTCTGCCGCGCGCCGAGATTGCTCGTCGATCTCGCGCGGCGACTCACGGGAAGAACCCCGCTGGCCGGGTTCTCCTCGCCGCCGCCGATCGACTGATAGAGCATCTGGAAGCGTTACGGCATTCGCCCGGTCATCGAGTCCACGCCGAGTTTCTCGCAAGCCTTTCGGAGCGCACGCGTATCGCTCGAAGACGTCACCACAGCACCACGCTCGGCGATCGCTTGCGTGAGCGCGGGCGTCGAGACGATGAGGCCCAGCGCTCGTCCCGGCTCCCCGGCGAGGCGCTCAATCGCTTTGACCTCTCCCCGCGCCAGGCCCAGTTTCCTTCCCGCCAGAAGCAGGGTTTCGCCGAGCGGGTCGGCCTCGAACGCGCGCCGACGAGCCGCGGACACACTGATTGCAACTACGCCGATGCATACAACCACGCC encodes:
- the ispG gene encoding flavodoxin-dependent (E)-4-hydroxy-3-methylbut-2-enyl-diphosphate synthase, with the protein product MTPRRPTRPITLGDDRVGRITIGGGLPDASGAPTLPSPVSVQTMTAGFTHDVEACVTEINKLVAAGADVVRVAVPEKKDTQALKEIIQRVRVPIVADVHFHFQRALEAVEAGVHKVRLNPGNISDRAQVIDVIQACRARNLPIRVGVNEGSIIERKDKQKRQKELGAIFSNQKNGHLLAIMIAKLEEYLDIFYEQDFHDLCISAKSMDAAFVVDAYREISSRFDHPLHLGVTHAGPRETGMIRSVAALGALLAQGVGDTIRISYASDPVFEVEDGLELLYSLGLRERKGVDLIACPTCGRIQVDLFTLVQDVRTRLKSSITIPMKVAVMGCIVNGPGEAEGADVAVFAGDRRGIIYVQGERVANVMEHEILDRLLLECESFQSRVLKGEAKLGEKKVEILPPDPLGELGSGLLRIASGEVDRVPNAPTPLTVKGR
- a CDS encoding alpha/beta hydrolase codes for the protein MTEARSLAADPRPLARPVVVLGGYRAPAFVSNRLADRLARLTSGRDEDFLPIAYPWLPSVPRCVDRAAEFISAHAPSRASGEIDIVGISMGGLVARAFAARAARDPSLPRVRRVFTLATPHRGASLANIVRPDTAAKQLHKDSGFLRELDERLEREPIDLTCYAILHDWWVGATNASPREPLPGCVPIWIDGATAMERAFAHFSVCRAPRLLVDLARRLTGRTPLAGFSSPPPID